In Phalacrocorax aristotelis chromosome 6, bGulAri2.1, whole genome shotgun sequence, one DNA window encodes the following:
- the SHISA5 gene encoding protein shisa-5 isoform X1 has protein sequence MGFGTLVAIGVTVCAVIVITIVLCLTCSCCCLYKACRRPRPVVTTTTSTTVVHAPYPQQQGMPPNCPVAPYQGYQPVAIQPQPGMPVAPYPAQYPPPYPMQPSGPPAYHETVAAGAGAPYPISQPPYNPAYMDPQKPTY, from the exons TTTTGGAACCCTTGTTGCGATTGGAGTTACTGTTTGTGCGGTGATTGTAATTACTATTGTTCTGTGCCTCACCTGTTCGTGTTGCTGTTTGTATAAAGCATGTCGAAGACCACGAC CTGTTGTGACCACCACTACTTCCACTACAGTGGTTCACGCTCCCTATCCCCAACAACAGGGAATGCCACCCAACTGCCCGGTAGCCCCATATCAAGGATATCAGCCTGTGGCTATCCAGCCACAACCAGGAATGCCGGTAGCACCATACCCTGCACAGTATCCTCCCCCTTACCCCATGCAGCCATCAGGACCCCCAGCTTATCATGAAACAGTGGCAG ctggtgctggagcACCTTACCCAATCAGCCAGCCCCCTTACAACCCTGCTTATATGGATCCTCAGAAGCCCACCTATTGA